A portion of the Juglans microcarpa x Juglans regia isolate MS1-56 chromosome 1D, Jm3101_v1.0, whole genome shotgun sequence genome contains these proteins:
- the LOC121249146 gene encoding uncharacterized protein LOC121249146: MEPYSTYSPPSSSSTTYFSKKPKIPTQPFHSSSLHTVRKSMAKPWKKPVAPLPPTPPRIYNVDPINFRDLVQKLTGAAELDRSRLLQSVAPPPLEVGSTEKPTFFAVEYQQDFTPGALETKQVQKVSTENKEATFSLAMNMSPSSQNLFSFPLFSPGSLSTLEHSTVL, encoded by the coding sequence ATGGAACCTTATTCTACTTACTCacctccttcctcctcctccacgACATACTTCTCAAAGAAACCAAAGATCCCAACACAGCCATTTCATTCCTCATCTCTCCATACGGTTCGAAAGTCTATGGCAAAGCCGTGGAAGAAGCCAGTGGCGCCACTGCCACCAACACCCCCTCGTATATACAACGTGGATCCTATTAACTTTCGTGACCTTGTCCAAAAGCTCACTGGTGCAGCCGAGTTAGATCGATCTCGGCTTCTTCAAAGCGTGGCTCCACCTCCACTCGAAGTGGGTTCGACAGAAAAACCAACTTTCTTTGCAGTAGAGTACCAGCAGGACTTCACACCTGGGGCACTGGAAACGAAACAAGTACAGAAAGTGTCGACTGAGAATAAAGAGGCAACGTTTTCCCTTGCCATGAATATGTCGCCGTCTTCTcagaatttgttttcttttcctctattCAGTCCAGGTAGTCTTTCCACTTTGGAACACAGCACGGTTCTTTAG
- the LOC121234750 gene encoding U-box domain-containing protein 30-like, which produces MASLLISLSLSFTIAGDLRFGDLWVWRPFCIFRFVFFQKGASEMPMFQPSKRDAVVGYEGGGDGHVLDLDTAVKDGILGGVDAGFVGAAVGEKLDLKKMIEELNLSEVPSVFICPISLEPMQDPVTLCTGQTYERSNILKWLGLGHFTCPTTMQELWDDSVTPNKTLYHLIHTWFTQKYLLMRKRSEDVQGRASELFETLKKVKGQARVQALKELQQVVATHATARKRVIDEGGVAILSSLLGPFTSHVVGSEAIGILVNLSLDSESKTNLMQPAKISLIVDILNEGCINTKINCARLIETLMEEKDFRSEIVSSHSLLVGLMRLVKDKRYPNGVLPGLSLLRTICLHKEVRGLIVSIGVVPQLVELLPTLDFDSLELALFVLDSLSTLQEGRVALKECSNTIPNMVRLIMRISETCTQYALSILWFVCSLAPDECSSIAVDAGLAAKLLLVIQSGCNPVLKQRSAELLKLCSLNYSDTIFISKCKLTRTIQ; this is translated from the exons ATGGCTTCTCTTCTCatttccctttctctttcttttactATAGCG GGTGATTTGCGGTTCGGAGACTTATGGGTTTGGAGGCCGTTTTGTATTTTTAGATTCGTTTTCTTTCAAAAAGGGGCTTCGGAGATGCCTATGTTTCAGCCCTCAAAGAGGGATGCAGTTGTTGGGTATGAAGGCGGTGGAGATGGGCATGTTCTAGATTTGGACACTGCTGTCAAAGATGGGATTTTGGGTGGTGTTGACGCTGGGTTTGTTGGAGCGGCTGTAGGAGAGAAATTGGATCTGAAGAAGATGATTGAAGAGCTCAACTTATCCGAGGTTCCCTCGGTGTTTATTTGCCCAATATCGCTCGAACCAATGCAAGACCCTGTGACCCTTTGCACCGGCCAAACCTATGAGAGGTCCAACATTCTCAAATGGCTCGGTCTGGGGCACTTCACCTGCCCCACTACGATGCAAGAGCTCTGGGATGATTCGGTCACGCCGAATAAGACCCTTTACCATCTAATTCATACTTGGTTTACCCAGAAGTATTTGCTCATGAGGAAGAGATCAGAAGATGTACAAGGAAGGGCGTCAGAGCTTTTCGAGACACTAAAGAAGGTGAAAGGTCAAGCTAGAGTTCAAGCCCTCAAGGAGCTCCAACAAGTTGTGGCAACTCATGCCACTGCCAGGAAGAGAGTGATTGATGAAGGCGGTGTTGCTATTCTTTCATCATTGCTGGGTCCATTTACATCCCATGTTGTTGGTTCTGAAGCCATTGGGATTCTTGTGAATTTGAGCCTGGATTCAGAGTCGAAAACAAACTTGATGCAACCTgcaaaaatttcattaatagtGGATATCTTGAACGAGGGTTGCATTAATACGAAAATCAATTGTGCCCGATTGATTGAAACGTTGATGGAAGAGAAGGATTTCAGGTCAGAGATTGTTTCAAGTCATAGCCTCCTGGTTGGTTTGATGAGGCTGGTGAAGGACAAGAGATATCCAAATGGAGTCTTGCCCGGACTTAGCCTCCTTAGAACAATATGCTTGCATAAGGAAGTAAGGGGGTTGATTGTCAGCATAGGGGTTGTTCCTCAATTGGTTGAATTGTTGCCTACTCTGGATTTTGATTCCTTGGAATTAGCCCTTTTTGTCTTGGACTCATTGTCTACTCTACAGGAGGGAAGAGTAGCCTTGAAGGAGTGTTCAAACACCATTCCAAATATGGTGAGGCTAATAATGAGGATTTCAGAAACCTGTACTCAATATGCACTGTCAATCTTATGGTTTGTCTGCAGTCTAGCCCCTGATGAATGCTCCTCAATTGCTGTGGATGCGGGGTTGGCGGCAAAACTCCTCCTTGTGATTCAGAGCGGTTGCAATCCTGTCTTAAAGCAGCGGTCTGCAGAGCTTTTGAAGCTGTGCAGTTTAAATTATTCGGATACAATCTTTATCTCCAAGTGCAAGCTTACAAGAACTATCCAATGA
- the LOC121240416 gene encoding serine carboxypeptidase-like 7: protein MAASDGEHNVPKFYAKYGFKCVCFPLILLLLFSKPAVSFSIIKSLPGFSGSLPFKLETGYIGVDEKDEVQFFYYFIESEGNPRHDPLVLWLTGGPGCSALSGLAFQIGPLQFSMVEYNGSLPSLTLNPYSWTKVASIIFLDSPAGTGFSYSRTSRGSRTADTKFAYQGYDFVRKWLLSHPNFIANPLYIAGDSYSGKIVPIIVQKMSDGIEAGDSPLLNLKGYLIGNPGTDPKFDDNSKVPFAHRMAIIPDELYKKAKRSCKGEYRVIDSRNIQCANDLRAIAKCTERINRPHILEPKCYTDFRPLNKMDENRRYLMERYGESYMSLPKYPRFGCRNYNKFLCHIWANDIRVQKALHIRKGTVKVWIRCKIDLPYKKDVESAVSFHYYLNIKGYRALIYSGDHDFEIPYLGTQLWIKSLNLSVVDEWRPWLVDLQVAGFTRGYSNDLTFATVKGGGHTAPEYMPKECYAMFRRWIFHEPL from the exons ATGGCAGCATCAGATGGTGAGCACAATGTACCAAAATTCTATGCCAAATATGGTTTCAAGTGTGTGTGTTTCCCCTTGATCCTTCTACTTCTTTTCTCAAAGCCTGCGGTTTCTTTCTCAATTATCAAGTCTCTGCCTGGATTTTCTGGTTCTCTGCCCTTCAAACTTGAAACCGG ATACATTGGCGTGGATGAGAAGGACGAAGTGCAATTCTTCTACTACTTTATCGAATCTGAAGGAAATCCCAGACACGATCCCCTTGTGCTCTGGCTCACTGGTGGCCCAGGATGCTCTGCTCTCTCTGGACTTGCCTTTCAGATAG GTCCTTTACAGTTCAGCATGGTCGAGTACAATGGAAGCCTACCTTCTCTAACATTGAATCCATATTCATGGACTAAG GTTGctagcataatatttttagactCACCGGCTGGCACTGGATTCTCATATTCAAGGACCTCGCGAGGGTCTAGGACAGCAGATACGAAATTTGCTTATCAGGGTTATGATTTTGTTAGAAAG TGGTTGCTCAGTCATCCCAATTTCATTGCTAATCCCCTATATATCGCCGGTGACTCATATTCCGGCAAGATCGTTCCAATCATTGTTCAAAAAATGTCAGATG GTATTGAAGCTGGGGACTCGCCACTTCTCAATCTCAAA GGTTATTTGATTGGTAATCCGGGAACAGATCCAAAATTTGATGACAATTCAAAAGTACCATTTGCTCATCGCATGGCAATCATTCCAGATGAGCTTTACAAG AAGGCTAAAAGGAGCTGCAAAGGTGAGTACAGAGTAATAGACTCAAGAAACATACAGTGCGCAAATGATCTTCGAGCTATCGCAAAG TGCACTGAAAGGATAAACAGACCTCACATCTTGGAGCCCAAGTGTTATACTGACTTTCGCCCTTTAAATAAGATGGATGAAAATCGAAGATATCTTATGGAAAGATATGGAGAATCCTATATGTCACTTCCTAAATATCCCAGATTTGGGTGTAGA AACTACAATAAATTTCTCTGCCACATATGGGCAAATGACATCAGGGTGCAGAAAGCACTTCATATCAGAAAG GGAACAGTAAAGGTATGGATAAGATGTAAAATAGACTTACCTTACAAGAAAGATGTTGAGAGTGCTGTAAGCTTTCATTATTATCTCAACATCAAGGGGTATCGAGCTCTAATATATAG TGGGGATCATGACTTTGAAATTCCATACTTGGGGACGCAACTGTGGATCAAATCTCTAAATTTGTCCGTTGTTGACGAGTGGCGGCCATGGCTGGTGGATCTTCAAGTTGCCGG ATTCACAAGGGGATATTCAAACGACCTCACATTTGCAACTGTAAAG GGAGGGGGTCACACAGCTCCGGAGTACATGCCTAAGGAATGCTATGCCATGTTCAGAAGGTGGATTTTTCACGAACCACTGTAA
- the LOC121240426 gene encoding uncharacterized protein LOC121240426, with translation MRREVKRRRFNEAVVNMLFPQPLSPPQLQPNEEEKEPVNVLREDFDADLIPDDFEETGYSTSDDNGDGEPVRPQQLTRAQRKRLRKKKLKEDACRRGKIIGPLLPSTSDDVGGDGDVAEKEPPAVRRSAAEKKLDATTNKSGEKAAGVNQKKLKQRRMAKRLAKEGQKSSSSVENC, from the exons ATGCGCCGGGAAGTAAAACGACGCCGCTTCAATGAAGCCGTCGTCAACATGCTTTTCCCGCAGCCACTGTCGCCTCCACAACTACAA CCAAACGAGGAGGAAAAAGAACCGGTGAACGTACTCCGGGAAGACTTTGATGCGGATCTTATTCCAG ACGATTTCGAAGAAACCGGATACTCTACAAGCGATGATAATGGTGATGGTGAACCAGTGCGGCCTCAGCAGCTGACGAGGGCTCAGAGAAAGAGGCTTCGCAAGAAGAAGCTTAAGGAGGATGCCTGCCGCCGCGGAAAAATTATTGGGCCGTTGTTACCTTCGACGAGCGATGATGTCGGTGGAGACGGCGATGTCGCAGAAAAAGAACCTCCAGCCGTTCGACGTAGTGCCGCTGAGAAGAAACTCGACGCTACAACTAATAAGTCAG GAGAGAAGGCTGCTGGTGTTAACCAGAAGAAACTGAAGCAAAGAAGGATGGCCAAAAGACTGGCAAAGGAAGGACAGAAGTCATCATCTAGTGTGGAGAATTGctga
- the LOC121249021 gene encoding uncharacterized protein LOC121249021, with translation MGNNTAGKETKLSKYIKASVRILAKIRDFYIKGMTECSGRFNYGTGTALGCPTPHISTLPKSFSTNSARSSNNNEDFQELMRVASTRSLGNKIQADLLRKQQAVVAKSPTTTAPNNIPRSRSVGFGRIDEDKPCEFEEVIKLNAEVYPRNRSYAVSR, from the coding sequence ATGGGTAACAACACGGCTGGCAAAGAGACAAAACTCAGCAAGTACATCAAGGCATCCGTTAGAATCCTGGCCAAGATCAGAGACTTCTATATCAAAGGTATGACAGAATGCTCCGGTCGCTTTAACTACGGAACGGGCACGGCTTTGGGTTGCCCCACTCCCCATATATCCACTCTGCCTAAGAGCTTCAGCACCAACTCCGCCAGATCGAGCAACAACAATGAAGATTTCCAGGAGCTTATGAGGGTTGCTTCAACTAGAAGCCTTGGCAATAAGATTCAGGCGGATCTTCTTCGAAAACAGCAGGCCGTCGTTGCCAAGTCTCCAACTACCACTGCACCTAATAATATTCCTCGGAGCCGCAGCGTTGGTTTTGGGAGGATCGATGAAGACAAGCCCtgtgaatttgaagaagttatAAAGCTCAACGCAGAGGTTTATCCAAGAAACCGAAGTTATGCTGTCTCTAGGTGA